A window of the Hordeum vulgare subsp. vulgare chromosome 5H, MorexV3_pseudomolecules_assembly, whole genome shotgun sequence genome harbors these coding sequences:
- the LOC123397200 gene encoding uncharacterized protein LOC123397200: MSSSTAPPLLPIAPLDGESGYLRWKESVLLRLHTLGVAEALTEERPADDEKPFAGKRWARADAICRGHILAALSDRLLPVYAPHATAAAVWRAVARTYDLDLTAEVQGEKAKAFRYAEGEPVTEQLALLEGLAANAELDSHTLRRIVKKQFKKLVIPYGVGLDEMWEIARQEEVDDRLGRSEKDRRARHFLRW, translated from the coding sequence ATGTCGTCGTCGACAGCGCCGCCGCTGCTCCCCATCGCGCCGCTGGACGGGGAGAGCGGTTACCTCCGCTGGAAGGAGTCGGTGCTGCTCCGCCTCCACACCCTCGGCGTGGCGGAAGCGCTGACCGAGGAGCGCCCCGCCGACGACGAGAAGCCGTTCGCCGGCAAGCGGTGGGCGCGCGCGGACGCCATTTGCCGCGGCCACATCCTGGCCGCGCTCTCGGACCGGCTGCTCCCGGTGTACGCGCCCCACGCCACGGCGGCGGCCGTGTGGCGCGCCGTGGCGCGCACCTACGACCTGGACCTGACGGCGGAGGTTCAGGGCGAGAAGGCCAAGGCGTTCCGGTACGCGGAGGGCGAGCCCGTGACGGAACAGCTCGCGCTCCTCGAGGGCTTGGCCGCCAACGCGGAGCTGGATAGCCACACCTTGCGTCGGATCGTGAAGAAGCAGTTCAAGAAACTGGTAATCCCGTACGGCGTGGGCTTGGACGAGATGTGGGAGATCGCTCGGCAGGAGGAGGTGGATGACAGGCTAGGACGCTCCGAGAAGGACAGACGGGCGAGGCATTTCCTCCGGTGGTGA